A window of Narcine bancroftii isolate sNarBan1 chromosome 6, sNarBan1.hap1, whole genome shotgun sequence genomic DNA:
TGTACTTCAACTCGCCAGGAATGAGCGATTGTGCAATCTTGAATTTTGGGAAAGAATATTGAACCATATGTTTGTACTTAAAGCTTTCCAAGTTTAATGcccttgatttttaaaaactcttcaaGGAGCTGGCATGATCCAGAGACAGAATTTTATAGCATTTCACCCCAACTTATCTATGATGACCCAAGCTAGTTTCATTTGCCTGTGTCtgtcccatatccttctaaaccatgCACtaatctaaatgtcttttaaacatgacGGTTGTATCCACTTCTGCTTCCTTTGGCACTCCTTCCCACCACCTgcgtgggaaaaaaaaggtgctgAAAAAAGGAGCAGATATTTGATTTTAAAAGTGAATGCTACAGTGTAGGTTTGAACCTCCATTACTAGAGAATATTATTAATCAGAAATTTACTTAATTAAACCTATGAGGTACTGAGCCAAGAATATCTTGGAGTTGTGTTTAGTTAACTAATTTTAGTGCAAAGAATGGATGTGGTGCAATTGGCTCCTTGTTTCTGGACAGCTGTCAGAAATTCTATTCCAGATTATATTCCTGCTAGCCTATTTCTGAGGACAGTAGAGAACTGGACTGTGATGTGATATTTCCCTCTTCAGCTGCCATTTTATTCCCACAGAAAGAAATGACTTGCTGCAATCTACTGACAACCAGATTTCCTTATGAACATTGGTTTATTTGGGGTGCAGGGAGGTTTTTTTTTGAGATTCATAGCCTGGTAACAGACCCTTCGAGCCCAAGccacccaattaatttacaaccccctgtacattttgaagggtaggaggaacccggaggaaacccacgcagacatggggaaaacatacaaactccttacagacagcgctggattcgaacacaGGTCACTAGTGCTCTCtaacagtattgcactaactgctagacTAACCATGCTGCAAATGTGCAAAGGAACATTTGCAGGCAAGAtgaggaagagaataaaatgaaaaaaataattggttTTATGAGATGGATACTGCCGAAGTGTTAGGTTACATTGGCGTTTGTTGATATCATAATTTTGTCCCAGCAAACTCCAGTTTGTTCATTTGTTTGCCACTTGAGGCCATGAATTCTTTTTGATTCCTTCTCTATTCATAATCATCAGTCTCATGTTAGCGAATGAGAGGTTAACGTTACAGCATGTTCTAAGCTTTATTCTGTCTCCAACAGACCAAGTATTCATCCTCCTAGTAGTTATCCAAACATCTATAACCCTGTGAGGAAAAataacaatatttttggaagtttaGAGAAAgagttgttatgagcccagaggaccccaaaacccagcagcaatagaaattcaccaagacaaatggttacttaaacaaaagttgcttttaattatctttaaacatgaaaacaggatcaaactttaacttattaatattaacttaacccccttctaattctaagtgcacgtgtatgtaatgtatatataagttcaaaaaaagttatttgattcacagtccaacctcacttctcctccatgttcactgatatcaggtaattcttattctgtgcacagaatttaatatttatgaatcttcaccaggctttggtgcttgaaaggtaaatggttaccgttcaggaaggttcttgtcggttttcagagagagatttgttgctcattggtcacccacaattgattccttcagatccaccacttcagtgtcttgccgaagaaacttgccccatcagggttttccaaatgataacctctttctttctggtcaccacagagttcctttttgtttcccttattttgtgaaacattatgcagccaaccatctcttgtatggaccacaagggctttgaccaggctgaactaagaactcacaacccatcttcaaaatgggggttttccacaaacttgccagcttgtcatattccagtcccagctactgctgaactgtagaaatgaattttttctccctctctctctctctctctctctcactctctcaaagaaaaccacatgactgtcgtagaacagccaactgccctCAGACGACGACTctagacctaatcttctgagtttgttcatctgttgctttctaaaacaataatccattactccacagcatgtccaattaacatctataAGAAGTCCTTATAgggattcttcaaagtttgtgcaaaggcactcggacggagcctgaactgtctggcttgagcagaggtccagcattttaaatgagatctgattTGAATTCTGACCTAAACTAAAGAAAAACTGCCACAAGTTATCTCctataaaaatatttatatacaatataaaatataacataatctgtcaatgTCATAAGATTAATTTGAAATATGTCATTTTTATATCTTTCTACAGAAACACCATCTAATAGTGAGCTTCCACAGTATGGATTTTGTGGTATATTTGCTCAAATATGCAGTCATGTTCATTGGATGCTTGCTGATCTCCTTGTGCTTGTCATTTTTCTTGCTGAGTTCATGGAGTTTCATTCCTTCTACATACGGCTTCATGTGAGTTTCATTTCTTCTACATACAGCTTCATGTGAGTTATTCTAAAACAAAATGCAGTTTTCAAAtgattacagtaaaactcctgataTCCGGCACCAATGggtattggtagatgccagataaagtatgttttccagttgcttgagactgtgtgttgtgtgattgacaaACTAACGGCGAGGTGCGCCAAcattaaacttacatattttctaacctatttattttccacattttcttgccagttgtttgaggctgccggttgcttgaattctgcataAGGAGTTTTACTATACTTGCTAACCAAGgttaagatcttttttaaaaataggttgggggggggggggggtgggtgtggtaaCTACTACACGGTGTAAACTTGGGAGAGATTGGAACAGAGAGAAATTTGATTTTTAATTATTGTCTGTTGAGAAATCAAAACTCCTAAGTCTTTTCAAGTACTTTTATAGTTGATTAACTTGTGCAAGGATAATGGGAACAAACTGAACTACTCCCCAGCCACAAAACAGAAACTCCCTTATTTAAAGTTTTTTGTCCTCAGATTTATGGTATGCTTCATCATGGATAACCCTGCATTACATAGATACGAGGTACACCATCTCAGCCAAGCAATAGATTTTCCTGAACCAAATTATACATAGTCATGAACATTCATCCTTGGGCCTCTACAATTTTCCTTCCTTAATGTTGCTTACAAAAGCAGGCAAGTTGGGTCATgtcacaaatttaaaaaatgaaaaacagaAACTAAATCTGCCCACTTGTTTTAATGAAGGCCAAGCAAGATGACTGTTTACAGCAAGCGGTCGAGCATTCATACAAAGTTTCCTATCTTCATTttaataattgttctttttttaaaaccaaagatGGTTCTCTTTTGCAGACTGTAGCCCATTGCAGCTGAAAGAAGCTGAGGAGGACTTAATACACAAGATCAATGCCTTGGGGTCTGTTTGTGGGTTGGGAAAACCAGGAGTGCTTCTTCTGTATGACACATTACCCAGTCAAGCCCCTGTTCTTGTGATCAGTTTGCTATCTCCCAGTTAGCCTTTGCCAACTGGTTGCCGTTGGTACTGCTACTTTCCCTAATCAATACATCTCATGAAAATCGTACATTGGAAGTACAATCTTAATGACTTTTGTACGTGACATTATGCAAAAGTGAGGCAAACATCTAAAGATGTAGTTCTTATTTCAGACTTCCTGATGCTCTTTGTTTaggccaatggttctcaaccttttttgttccactcacatactattttaagtagtccctttgccataggtgctctgtgattagtaagggattacttaaggcagtatgtgagttgaaagaagtttgaaaatcactgttttaaatgtacctaattgactcattatgtgcacggtttcataactccaaaggaaatgggccaatgacaatttttctgaagcaaaatatttcggtaacaattggatctaaagcagtgattctcaaccttcccttcccacttgcatatcaccttaagtaatcccttactaatcacagaacaccaatggcatagggatgacttaaagtggtatgttagtggaaagaaaaaggatgcgAACCACTGGTCTAGGTAGCAGTTATTTCTACTGCCTTGCAGTTCCAGCAACCCGTTTCCTCCAATGCTGTCTATGTGTAGTTTACACATTCTCTCTTTGATTGCAGagcttcccacatcccaaaaaaaGTTAGTTGGTGGTTCAATTGCCAGCTGCAAATTTTACCCTGCAGGTGTGAGGTAGGAGAAATCAGGATGGAAGTTGAAGGAGATCTGAGGGCCAATAGATTGGAGGAAGGCAAAGGAATTACCATGAAAACCAGTGGGCTGACTGGTCTTCCTCTATACTGTGGGAAATATGAAAGGAAGAAAAATTGGAAGTGATGAGACTTTGGCATAAgtttgtggggggaaaaaaattagatccCCTTTTTCCATCTAAAtatttttgtttcttccagcctTTCTGTTCCAGATCTTACACCGAACATTGGACTATTTTGGTATTTCTTTGCTGAGATGTTTGAACACTTTCGCCTGTTTTTTGTCTGTGTATTTCAAATCAACGTATTCTTCTATACTCTACCACTATCAGTGAAATTAAGGTAAGATAACCCTTTATTGCTGTGTACCATGCAAACTCAACTTTTGTTCTGAAAACACAACTTTGCCTATAATACTCAGCAAACATTTGTGGCAAGAGAAATAAAGTTAATGTCTCTATTACATTAAAACTGCTTTATTTTGTGAGgattataatttttatttttcatttacttCCTCGGTTCCTCCCCAAACATTGTTGTATATTGCGTTAtaagtttgtttatttgtcacaagtaATGAGCACCTTGAAACAGGTTCTTCTGCATAGAGACAGACAAGTTATCTTTAACATTCATTCGGCTGTGTACAGAGTGtgagattacaatgaaaaggaagatcaattgacACCAAACTAAGGTAGCATGATCTGGCTGTAACAGGTCTgataactgcaggaaagagaCTGTCATTAAGGTTGTTGGTGTGTTTCACACTCTTGAGCTCTCTTGCCATTTGGAGAAAAAAGTGTTGTGGCCGCGGTGTGGTGTGTCTTCcattatgttggctgcctttcctaagcAGCGGGagatatttggcctggaagtcagcctgaagaaaactgaggtcctccatcagccagctccccaccatgactaccagcccccccccacatctccatcaggcacacaaaactcaaaatggtcaaccagtttaccaaccttggctgaaccatttcatcggatgcaaggatcgacaacgagatagacaacagactcgccaaggcaaatagcacctttggaagactacacaaaagagtctggaaaaacaaccaactgaaaaacctcacaaagattagcgtatacagagccgctgtcatacccacactcctgttcggctctgaatcatgggtcctctaccagcatcacctacggctcctagaacgcttccaccagcgttgtctccgcgccatcctcaacattcattggagcgacttcatcaccaacatcgaagtactcgagatggcagaggccgaaggcatctaatccatgctgctgaagatccaactgcactgggtaggtcacgtctccagaatggaggaccatcgccttcccaagatcgtgttatatggcgagctctccactagccaccgagacagaggtgcaccaaagaagaggtacaaggactgcctaaagaaatctcttggtgcctgccacattgaccaccgccagtgggctgatatcgcctcaaaccgtgcatcctggcgcctcacagttcggcgggcagcaacctcctttgaagaagactgcagagcccacctcattgacaaaagacaaagtaggaaaaacccaactccaaccaaccaattatcccttgcaaccgctgcaaccgtgtctgcctgtcccgcatcggacttgtcagccacaaatgagcctgcagctgacgtggacattacccctccattaatcttcgtccgcgaagccaagccaaaagaagagaGGGGAGCTTAGTTTGCatttgttctgagctgcattctcaaccctctgtagtttcttttgatcttgagcagagcagctcccaaaccACAATGTGATGCATCTAGTAAGTTTGCTTGTGATGGTGAACCTGTAGGGTTGTTGAGAGATATGCCAAGCCTCCTTAGTCTTCtgggaaagtagaggtgttggtgtgctttcttgactgtTGCATCAATGTGCTTGTCACTGGTAATATTGATTTCTTAGAACTTGAAGCTGTCTGCTTTTTCAAATTCAGTACCATTAATAGGGACAGGGTGTGGACTCTGTCCCCTCTCCTGAAGCCACtgatcatcttcatcttcttgacattgagggagaggtggtTACCTTGGCACCATGCCATTGGACTTTCTATCTCTCTCGTTTCTCATCATTTTAATACCCggcccactactgtggtgtcataggcaaatttgaagatggagttcgCGTGGTATTCAGCTATACAGTTGTGGTTGTAAGGGGAGTATAGTACGGGACTGCGTACACATTGTTGAAGAGGGCTTATGTTGAGTGTGATAATACAGGGACGTCTTGCCCTTCCTCTGATCATCCATATATCTACTAAAGCATGGCTGCTGGAAAGCCGTTCAGTTGAGATGGGCAACACTGGTACATTTTTGCCCAAACAATGAGGCAGCATCCATAAAGAgaaatggtcatttttttttgtatctctTTGTTCTTTACCCAATTTTTTGGATCAGATTGCTATCGGGAAAAGGTAACCATTTGCATCCATCTGCAATCCTGGACTGAGGTTAGATGTATGCCAAGTGCATCAgtttgccccaccattcaataatgATTAAAGCTGATCTGTCCTGGGCCTCTTCTCCTCTTCTGCGGTAGTTCCCTGTATCCCACAATTCCCCAATCTGTCTtaaaattatttcctttttttttaacattctcaATAGGGGCCCCACCGATAGAGTACAGATCCTTTAGTACAgcataatttaaaatttagacatacagcatggtaacaagccatttcagcccatgagcccgagcCGCCCAATTtgtacccaattaatctacatccccagtacttttacaaacagtgagaggaaactgaagcccccagggaaaacccacacagacccagggagaacgtataaactccttacagatagcactggatttgaacccatcccgatcgctggcgctttgacagtgttgcgctaaccgctatgccaactgtgcctccCAAAATTGTTTTGGCAACCACTTTGTGCGCAGCATGGTTCTGTGAAATGCAGTGCTGTGATATGTGCAGCCATCCTTAGGAACTAGCAAATGCAATCCTGCTGCAAGGGTCTTACAACAGTAACCATGGTTTGACCATAAAGAGCTTTGGGTTGTTCTCTGATTATGAAACACTGGAAATAAATTCTGGTCCATTTATTCTGTCCATTTGTACTGAAAATTTGGTACAGTGAGAGTGCACTTAGGATATATTCAATAATAATTGTGGAATTTAGAACAAATTATTATAAATGGATTCATTGATGTGATCTTTTTTGTTATTGCTCTATTAATAGAAATAATCGCTTAATAAAGAAAACGGGCAGCCTACACACACCTGTTGTAAATTGGTGTTCTTCAGTATATAATACTGAATTATAATTAGATTAATTAGCTGTTGGATTTTTTGAAACATATTAGATGTTGGGCCTTTAACATTCAGAACCAAGTTTAGTGTGTGGGTTGTAATTTGGATTATTTGTTAGCATTTTTGCAGTTTTCATTTTCGTAAGTGGTTTGTGAATGATATGCTGCTCTTTATTCCTTTGCAGAGATCATCCCATGTTCTTCATGTTCATTCAGATTGCAATTATTGCTATTTTTAAGTCTTACCCTACTGTCGGTGATGTTGCCCTGTATATGGCCTTCCTTCCAATGTGGAATCATCTTTATCGGTGTAGGTACCTGACATTtactctgtgattttttttttgtgtgatatCTCTATTTTACTGATCAATTAGATGTGGGGCACCACtgtttagcatagcggttagcccaacggtattacagcaccagtaacctgggttcaaattcggCACTGTCTGTCAGTTTCATCCCACgatccaaagatgtatgggtttGGCAGGTTATTTGGTCTCATGGGTGTATTTGTGTTGCGAGAGCTCAAGGGCCGGAAAGGTCTGTTGTCATATTGTCTCTTTAAACTTTATTAAAAAATCTCCACTAGGAGAAGCCATCAACCATTGCAATACCTTAATGATATAACAGGTTTTTGATCAAGTCAATCGTGGATTAACAAGCTAAGTAAAAACTTAGTCTGATCTTCTTCTTTCCCAATCTTCATAAAatcttttagtttttaaaaaaaatttagaaacccagcatggttacaggcccttttggcccacgagctcgtACCGCCCAATTACGCCTAATTGATctaaaccccggtacgttttggaacagtgggaggaaactggtgttgctggagaaaacccacacatatACAggatgaacatacaaactcctttgagacagcaccagattcgaaccctggtcctgatcgctggcgctgtaacagggttacgctaactgctatgctaattgcGCCTccatgtttttgctacaatcacagcgttcacagactttcgtgtttcattccaGGTATCTGCCTTTACAGTAGAGATCACTTGCAACAGTGGCCAACTGTAGCCATACCTCAATCATGGCCACACAGCCCCGAGATTGAGTGTACCAAGGATTGTGTGACTACACTCAGAGTCGAGAGCACTGGAATTAATTATAAACAGAAATTTTGGCTCAAGTCCTATTTATGGCAGTCTATTCAtttcaatgtaatttttaaaagagGAAGACAATAGTCAAGTGATTGCGATGTTGTTCAATGGACATTAAACCCTTAAGGTGTTTTAAAGAAGAAAAATTACTGTCTTTGCCCAATCTTGACCTTTTGTAACATGGTTACTTCTGAAGTATTCTGACAAAGCACTACTGGCTTGCTGCTCAGGATAACCAAGGATAAACAATGTTCATCTTGCATATAGTACTCCCTTCATGGGAAAATTCCTTTTGTTGACTACTTTGGGGAAAACCCCTTGTCCTTCAAATCTTTTGGGCAAAGCAACTGGTTTTGTTGATTGCGTATGATGTGCTGTCATGTTGTGGTTCAGCAGGCTTGGGCTCTGTTCTCAGTCTGAATTCCATTAAATGAGCACACATCTGATGTTAAGTCGGAAGCCCTTTAACAGTAGCAGAGCACTGACATACACCATAAACGTCAGAGACTATCTTACTCCTTCATTGAGCTTGTTCAGCTTGACTTGAGGTTGAACTGGTGCTTCAAGTGAGTTTACGATAACCTGCTGCCTTTTAACTCTGAATCAGTATTTATAAAGTTAGGGGTTCTGTTCTTTTCTTCCTCATTTATTGACTGATTTAGCAATCTAATTCTACCATAGTATAACTCCTTGAGCTGCTGAAAGGGCAATAATACCATATATGCTGGTGTATAGGACGGCCCtcggaatttccacctaaaatgttggtatTGAACAATGCGACCACCCCCCAAATAAATCTGTCACTTACTGCTGAACAgcggatgctgttaaaagcaaatcacaatattttaataacaaattatcatGTAAAGTTTTGAATTCTATTAgcgcattttaaaataaaccactgtcaagctcctgtaacaggctgtttaaaacctgtacagaggTGATAGCAGTTGGACTGGGCTGATGGACCCCGcggaggagcgctgagactttgctgATAACTAGCAGGGGCATGCACAAAATTGTTTCTGATCCGGCAGGAAGATGGCGGTGGTGTTGAGACTTCGCtgtcaaggtttggattttagacTCGACGCATAAGATTTTAAGGTAAAATTTTTGTTTCGGATCGTCCTATACAGCGCATATATGGTAGGTATGTTGTCTTTGTTTGTCTTGAAGTGACTTGAGTGCTCATCGACTTTGGAGCAGTGATGTTCCAGCAAACTATTGCATTAGAGAAAAACTCTTATTCTTCATGTCAGATGGGTAAAGTCAATTGTTCTGATTATTACAATGCACTGTAATAATGTCATACTGGTGCCCAACAGCGTTGGGTTGTCTTCTAAGTCCTCAAACTCTGTTGATGTTCAGTGAAAATCTGCCATTTCCTCTATTATGCAAACGTTAGACCCAGTGAGAATGCACCTCTCCTGTCGGCAGCAGCGGGATTGACGCTGATTTCTTCAGCACCAATACCAAAATTGTGTTAAATTACCAAAGCAAAATAACATTTCTTGTATTTTTCAGTTCTTCGAAACATCTTTGTGGTATCGTGCTTGCTGATTTCATCATCAGTGTTGTTCCCAGTTCTGTGGCACCTTTGGATCTATTCTGGGAGTGCAAATTCCAACTTCTATTATGCCATCACCTTGGCATTCAATGTTGGCCAGGTAAGAGTACAAATGGCACCCTGCCCTCAGTGTTATGGTAACAGAAAATTTAGCCTTCAAGGAATTAACACATGACCATCCAAAAAAAAGAGGTACAGAATAAAATTTGCTCTTAGATCACTTTTTTTCAGCTCATACTTATTGGTCCATGTTAAGATGgcgcatctttttttttaaattttttatttttcacaccataaatcacattagccatgatatacactatttctttttcacacatatacagtgactttttctccccccccctttcctcccaaaccacccccccaccccccctctcatccattttaggtatacaatctaggttgcattaagccagtcagacaatgttgtcattcaacaaaattacaccagaaattctactgagtccattcttttctttccttctccttccatcaacttaggtactgtttgtccccggtaggttttcgctattgtatttaatgtaaggctcctatacttgctcgaatatttcaatattatttcttaacctatctgttattttttctaatggaatacatttattcatttaaatttagtagtttcttccttttaatttgtttatgtattccattaatatttaaagacatatagttcagcgtagcccttttatattttgtttatcttctctttccgtttttccatcattacctttcctccttttccatttctgttttcttattttcaactctttataagacaacattcctacaacatccaacattttccttattctcctatttctatcttatttatccccaatcttcccttcacctcctgagttgtcctttatcccttgtcggacaaccacatctcccctctccatttggatttgcgaatccactcgcaagcatcaactaattttgcagtgaccgctatttccccccaccccgcctcccccaaaaagatttcacttttcatatgtcacaaaggtcactcttttaattccctccttattctctctattccattaccttcccttattaattcttgtctatactatctatattttcctctaagtacagatacatttatgtatgctcattgtctctattcactcttatacctctttacccgcatacatatcaatcgtgatcatttttactctcattacccgtcttcatccctcagtctatttttgtctttacccacatacatatcaatcgtggtcatttttactctcattacccgtcttcctccctcagtctatttttgtaattgttctgcaaattttcgtgcttcttctggatccgagaatagtctgttttgttgtcctggaataaatattttcaataccgctggatgctttagtataaatttataccctttcttccataaaatcgcctttgctgtattgaactcttttctcttctttaggagttcaaaacttatatctggataaatgaagattttttgccctttatactccagtggtttgttgccctctcttactttttccattgtcttctccagtaccttttctcttgtagtatatcttaggaattttactacaatagatcttggtttttgttgtggttgtggtttagaggccaatactctatgtgccctttctatttccatttcatgctgtagttctggacatcctagggtcttagggatccactcttttataaactccctcatattcttgccttcttcatcttccttaaggcccactatctttatgttatttcttctgttatggttttccattgtatctattttttgagctagtagttcttgtgtctctttagtttttttattagatttctccaatttcttttttaagtcttctacctccatttctgctgctactgcccgctcttccatcttgtccattttctttcccatttctgttaaggtcatctccattttatttattttctcttctgtgttgtttattctttttcttaaatccttaaattcctgtgtttgccattctttaaatgactccatgtatcctttaataagagcaagtatatcctttaccttgcctttcttttcttcttctatttcactgtactcttcctcttcctcttcttcttcctctgggttggccatctgttgtttctttggtgccctttcctcctcttctttct
This region includes:
- the pigu gene encoding phosphatidylinositol glycan anchor biosynthesis class U protein isoform X3, with translation MKLHLLYTCSISLLIMQNLSLWQWTLSLHLHSMLLLRISTKLWKQRIAFELKKYAPDIITLVRTPKEMYHIPLKVALFFLLNPFTVLTCVAKSTCAINNAIIAVFVLATVKGSAFISAIFLALAAYQSLYPVALFAPALLYLAQKHHLIVSFHSMDFVVYLLKYAVMFIGCLLISLCLSFFLLSSWSFIPSTYGFILSVPDLTPNIGLFWYFFAEMFEHFRLFFVCVFQINVFFYTLPLSVKLRDHPMFFMFIQIAIIAIFKSYPTVGDVALYMAFLPMWNHLYRFLRNIFVVSCLLISSSVLFPVLWHLWIYSGSANSNFYYAITLAFNVGQILLVSDYFYAFIRREYHLVEGLHLKSKDGKEAHIVLK